The DNA region CATCGCCCGGAGAGGATTGGGTCTATCCGAGCGCCCGTCCGTGCGGGAGGCCGTCGTGCCGACCCGCAATGGCGGCCATCTCACCTTCGCCCTACCCGCGAGGAATCGGGCGAAGCATGTATGGTCGTTCTGGGCGGACGTTCGGAAGAGACTCAAAGCGGCGCATGCAGCGCATGCCCGGTCGGGAGGCAACCGCTTGCCTCCCGCGCCTCTGCTCCCGAAAGCGCGGGCATTGGGCGCTACCCGGACTTTGCCGGCGAAACCCCGGCACGCGAACCGTCGGCAACACTGTTCGGCCGACGTCCTGGACGATCTTCCCTGGTAGGGGAATGGTTGTCTATGGTTTTAGGAACGGCTTTGCACGAAACGTCTTGGAGAGGAGCCACACGGTGCCGGTGCTGGTTAATTTCTGGGCGCCTTGGTGCGGCCCCTGCCGAATTCTTGGGCCGGTGCTCGAGCGGCTGGCAGCGCGGGCTCGGGGGCGCTGGGAGCTCGTGAAGGTCAACACCGAGGAAGCGCCGGAGATCGCCCGCCAGTACGAGGTCTACAGCATCCCGGATGTCCGCCTTTTCATCGGAGGGGAGCCGGTCGACGGGTTTGTCGGCGCGCTTCCGGAAGGAGAGATCGAGCGCTGGCTGGAAAAAGCGATCCCGGTCCCGCGCTCGGCTCGCTACCGGAGGGCGGTGGCCGCCTTCGGCGAGGGAGACTGCCGACAGGCGGCGGAACTGCTCGCGCAGGAGCGGGCGGCGGGGGTCACGGACCCCGAGGCCTCCCTCCTCTATGCGCGGGCTGCGGTCTGTTCCGATCCGAAGGGCGCCTTGGAGGTTCTCGGCCCGGAGGAGGCTGCGCGGGATCCCTCCGTCGTGGAAGCGATTCGCGAGCTGGCGGGAGCGTTCCTCTCCCCGGCTCCGCCGGCGGAGGGGGCGGGCGGGCGTCTGTCTCGGTACTACGAGGGTCTGGAGGCCCTCCGCGGGGGGCGGTTGGCGGAAGCCATGGAGACCTGGCTCGGTATCCTGGAAGAGGAGAGGAACTTCCGCGAGGGAGAATTGGCGCGGATCTACCGCGACCTCTTCCTGATCCTGGGATGGCGTCATCCCCTGGCCGACCGATTCAGCCGTCGCTTTTCGGCGGCGATCCATCCGTAGTCTCGAGTCCTTCCTCTTCTTGGGTTAAGTAGATCAAGGAGAGGGCGGTGACGGCGAACATCCGGGCTGCGACGGAGAGCGCTGCGGAAAGCGATCCTCGCCAGAGCTGGAACCATTCCCCGGCCAGGATCAGAAAGAAGAAAAGCCACTGCACCAGGCCGCAGGTGAGGCCCGCGACCGCCCAACTTTTCGCCCGCGCAAACTCCTGCCGGGTGCCGAACCATGCGCGGAGCAGCCGGAAGCTCCCGAGGAAGCAGAGAAAAGCGGTGGCAAGTTCCCAGGCGATCAGCCCGCCGAAGAGAAGCCGCCACGCAGCGGGCAGTCGCAACGCGCGCCAGCGCAACGGAGAGTCGGCCGGAACGCTGTCCATGGAAAGGACATGGACGAGATAGGGCCAGTTGGCCGAGGGGTCGAGCATGTTGTCGATCCCGGCTAAGAGGAAGTAGGCTCCCACCAGAAGCGTAAGGATCGTCCGGGAAGCTCGGAGGACTAGGAGTGAGGAAGACACGGGTTCCTTTCGCCGGTCAGCGGGCTAGCGCGAAATGGTTGCGGGCTTCCACCACGTCAGCCGCGATCTGCGCACGAAGCTCCTCGAGAGACGCAAAACGTTTTTCCTCTCTTAAGAAGTGCCAATGGGAGACTTCGATTTCCCTGCGGTCGAGATCTCCGGCGAAGCCAAGCAGATGGACCTCGAGCCGAGGAGATGATCCGCTGCCGAGTGTGGGGCGCCGGCCGTAGTTGGCTACCGCGGGGAACTCCTCGGGGATCCGGGCCCGGCAGGCGTAGACCCCCTCGGGCGGGAGGAGCTGGGCGATATCCGTGAGATTAGCGGTGGGGGTTCCGATCCGGCGACCGATGCCCTCTCCCGGAGCCACCTGGCCGACCACCGCGTAGCTGCGTCCCAGCCAACGCTCGGCATCGTCGAATCTTCTCTCCCGGATCGCCTGGCGGATCCGGCTGCTCGCCACTCGGCTCCCGTTGTCGAGCAGGGGAGGAACGATTCTCACCGCAAAATCCATCCTCGTGCCGATCTCCCGCAGGCGTCCCACGTCTCCTGCTGCGTCGCGGCCGAAGCGGAAATCCTGCCCGACGACCACGGTCTGCAGGTGGGGAAAGATCCGCACCACCCATTCGAAAAACGCCTCGGGTGACAGTTCGGAGAGCTTCCGGTCGAAGCGGACTACGAACACCAAGGCCGCACCGGAGGCGGCGAGCAGGCGGACTTTTTGCGCAGGGGTCGTGAGCCGAGGAGGAGACCGTTCGGGGCAGATCACCGTCAGCGGATGGGGTTCGAAGGTGACCACTCCACAGGCTTTCGGGCCCGGAGGGAGGGCGAGGAGCCGGCTAAGGACCTCTTGGTGACCCCGGTGGACGCCGTCGAAGGAGCCGATCGTGATGTGACGGATCCCGGGTCGGGGCCCGGTTTCGAAGAGCGATCCGAGCAGAATCTCTTGATTCGCTTCCTCCATGGCATCCCTGTCCGCCGGCTTGCTCCTCCCTCTACTGCCGTCGAATGCGCGAAACTTCGGGTAGGGACAACACATGAGGCAGGAGCTCCTCCGCTCGATGCATTTGCTGCAGCGACGCGAAAGAAAGCGCTCGCTCGACCGAGAAGTTTCCGGACTGCAGGCGGCGTAGCTCGGCCAGATGGGCTCCGCATCCGAGGGCCAGACCGATGTCGTGACAATAGGTCCTCACGTAGAAGCCCTTGCGGCAAGAGATCTCGAAGCCGAGCATCGGGGGCTTCCATTCGAGGATGCGATAGGAGTAGACCTCGACGGCGCGCGGCGGCCGTTCGATAACCTTGCCTTCTCGCGCCAGCTTATAGAGAGGCTTCCCATGATGCTTGATCGCGGAGACCATGGGAGGCACCTGGAGAAATTCTCCGGAGAACTTGGCGAAGACCGCCTCCAGCTGATCGAGGGAGTACGAGGGGACCGGACGCTCTTCGAGGATCCGGCCGTCGGCATCTTGGGTGTCGGTGATTTGGCCGAGGCGCATCGTCCCGCGATACGTCTTGTCTTCGGCCATTAGCAGGTCCTGAATGCGCGTCGCCTTGCCGAGAACCAGGACGAGCAACCCGGTTGCCAGAGGATCGAGGGTGCCGCAGTGGCCGACCTTCCGCAGCCCGAAGCGACGCCGGAGGAAATCGACCATGTCATGGGACGTGCATCCCTTGGGCTTGTCTAAAAGAAGAACGCCGTCGATGTCCATGTAGTAGAAGCCATAGATCGCGCGCCCCCGGCTCAGGAGCCGGGCTGCAGGCGGGGAACGATCGCCTCAAGAAGCTGCCGTTCGACTTCTTCTGCGGGGAGCGGGACGCGCGCGCCGGCAGCGCACCGGTGGCCTCCGCCGCCGAAGCGGGCGGCGACCGGGCGGATGTCGATCGAAGGAGACGATCGGAGACTGATGCGCGTGAGCCGGGGACCGTTCTCCTCGACCATGAAGGCTACCTGCACCGTCTGCACGAGTTGAAGATAGCTCAGGAAGTTCTCGACCTCGAGCGAACTTGTTCCCGTTTTGGCATAGAGGTCGGCCGTGAGCCGGTAAAAGGCGATCCGATTGTCCGCGGCGAAGCGCGTCCGATTCAAGACCTCGCGGAGCAGCGAGAAGCGGTGGATGGAGAAGTTCCGGAAGGTGCGCCACGAAAGCGTTTCGGGGTCCGCTCCCGCCCGGATCAATGTCGCGGCAAGCTCGAAAGTTTCCGGCCGAATCGGCCGGAAGCAGAAGGAGCTGGTATCGGTCAGGATGCCGACGTAAAACGCGGAGGCCGCTTCCGCGCCGAGCGGAAGGCCCAGGTCCAGAGCCGCGCGGGCGAGGAGCTCCGCGGTGGCGAGCGCGCCGGGATCGATGCAGTTGATCGCCGCATATCCCGGGTTGTCGGGATGGTGGTCGATATTCGCGTCCACGGGGACACCCCATCGCAGGAAGGTCTCTCCGAGCCGCTCCCGAGTCGAGCAGTCGACGGCGATCACCTTCGGGGAGTCGGGCGGAGGGTCGACCGGAGTCTTTTCGACGGCGATCGTGGCGGAAAGGTAGGCATACGTTTCGTTTGCCCCCTCCTCGTTGAGCACGCGCGCCTTCTTTCCCATCTCCTTCAAGATGGAGGCCAAGCCGATCGAGCTTCCGAGCGCGTCTCCGTCGGGGCGGATATGCGAAAAGATGAGGAAGCTCTCATTTTCCCGGAAGAGGGCGGCGAGGCGGCGCAGCGAATCGGCCATCGGCTTTCTGTTGCATAGGCGACGCCGTAGGCGCAAGCTTCTCTTGTTTTTTCCGGCCGCACGGCCGGAAGCCCAAAGCAAGCGGCCGATGGAATTATGAGCGCATTCGGGCGCAAGGTGGGAAGAGGTCTGCTGCGCGTGGTCGACCTGTTGGTGTTCGTCTTCTTCTGCGCCAGCATGGTTTTGCTGATCCGGAACCACCTCGGCCGGCGAGCGAAGATCGTGGTCGAGGGGCGGAAAGGGCCTCTCTGGGAGATTGTGTCGCCGGCGGAAACCCCGCCCTGACCGACGGCGGCGCATCTCCCGGGCCCGGGTATGCAGGACGGACGATTTGGCTTGTGGCGTTCGGCGGCGCTTCTATAGCATGCCCCACAAAACGGGAGGGAGAGAACTATGCGAATGGGAAAAAGCATCTTGTGCGGAATGCTGCTGCTCTGCGCGGGGATCACGGGGCTCCGCGCGGCCGAAAAGCAGGAGGTCACGGTCAAGGGCGAGCTCGTCGATCTCTACTGCTACCTCGATCACGGTGCCGCGGGAGACAAGCATTCGAGTTGCGCCCGGAAGTGCATCAATCTGGGCTTGCCAGTAGGTCTCAAGGGAGAAGACGGCAAGCTCTACATGCTGCTCGGCGATCATAAGCCGCTGAAGACGTCCGAGATTCCGAAAACGGCGACGGTGACGGTCAAAGGGAAGCTGGTGAGCGCGGAAGGGTACAACCTGATCGAGGAGGCCGAGTTCGAAAAGTAGCGGCGGAGACAGGTTGGGAACGGATATCGTTCCCTGCTGGTCGACATTCCGGGCGAAAGAGAGATGTTGCCTTCTGGCGCCGCAGATCGGCCGCCGGAGGGGGCACGCAAGGCGTCCGGAGTCCTTTGCTTGCGCGGGAAGTGCCTCTATCGGTTCGGCACGCGATGTGAATGAATTCCGCGATGTTTTGGATACGCTTAAGCAGCCGGAGTATGTCCATGTCCTTCTCCATCCGATACCGATCTACGGACTGGCAACCTCATTAGCTTTCTATCTTGCCGGTCTCGCATTGAAGAGCCGGGCTACCCAGATCGTCGCCCTCGGGTTCGTGATCCTCACCTCGGCCTCCGGCTGGCTCGTGCAGCACTACGGCGAGGAGGGTTTCGACCGGGTGGAGACCATGGTCACGGAGAAGCAGAAGGCCTGGTTGAAGGTTCATGAAGAGCGGGGTGAGAGAACGGTGTGGATGCTTTACGGGACTGCGGCGATCGCCGCCCTGACCTTAGTCACTTCCGTTCTCTTCCCCAAGGGCTTGAGCTTCCTGGCCTCCGCCACTGTGCTCGCCTGTCTGGCTTCGCTCTTTCTCGGGCTTTGGACCAGCCATGCGGGCGGTCAGATCCGTCATAAGGAGTTTTATCAAGGGCCTCCGCCGGAGCCGGAGAGTAAGGCGCGTCCTGCGAGGAGCGCTTCCCAGCCGGCCGAGAGGGCGGTACCTCCCAGCCAGACTCCCGAGCCTTCTTCCGAGCCGGCGTTGCCGCAGCCGGAGACGCCTCCGGCCGGGGAGAAACCCGCGCCATGAAGGCGGCGGCTAGGCCGCAAGCAGCAGGCCGGAGCCGATTCGGTACAAGGAGGCGGCTGCTGCTTGGGCCAGAGAGCCGGATGCGGCGGTGAAGCAGAAGGCGATGCCTTCCTCCAAATTGATCCTCACCAGCCGCTCGAGCAGCGCCTGCTCCGGCAACGGCGGCAATCCTTCGAGCGGGCGATGGAGAAGCAGAAGGCGCGGGCGTGCCGCCAGGGCGCAGGCGAGGGAAAGCCAACGCCGTTCGACCAGGGGAAGGTCTTTGGCAGGGCTGGAAAGCCGCTCTTCCAGCGGCAAGAAGCGGAAGAGCCAG from Methylacidimicrobium sp. AP8 includes:
- a CDS encoding thioredoxin domain-containing protein gives rise to the protein MVVYGFRNGFARNVLERSHTVPVLVNFWAPWCGPCRILGPVLERLAARARGRWELVKVNTEEAPEIARQYEVYSIPDVRLFIGGEPVDGFVGALPEGEIERWLEKAIPVPRSARYRRAVAAFGEGDCRQAAELLAQERAAGVTDPEASLLYARAAVCSDPKGALEVLGPEEAARDPSVVEAIRELAGAFLSPAPPAEGAGGRLSRYYEGLEALRGGRLAEAMETWLGILEEERNFREGELARIYRDLFLILGWRHPLADRFSRRFSAAIHP
- a CDS encoding DUF2165 domain-containing protein, with translation MSSSLLVLRASRTILTLLVGAYFLLAGIDNMLDPSANWPYLVHVLSMDSVPADSPLRWRALRLPAAWRLLFGGLIAWELATAFLCFLGSFRLLRAWFGTRQEFARAKSWAVAGLTCGLVQWLFFFLILAGEWFQLWRGSLSAALSVAARMFAVTALSLIYLTQEEEGLETTDGSPPKSDG
- a CDS encoding bifunctional riboflavin kinase/FAD synthetase encodes the protein MEEANQEILLGSLFETGPRPGIRHITIGSFDGVHRGHQEVLSRLLALPPGPKACGVVTFEPHPLTVICPERSPPRLTTPAQKVRLLAASGAALVFVVRFDRKLSELSPEAFFEWVVRIFPHLQTVVVGQDFRFGRDAAGDVGRLREIGTRMDFAVRIVPPLLDNGSRVASSRIRQAIRERRFDDAERWLGRSYAVVGQVAPGEGIGRRIGTPTANLTDIAQLLPPEGVYACRARIPEEFPAVANYGRRPTLGSGSSPRLEVHLLGFAGDLDRREIEVSHWHFLREEKRFASLEELRAQIAADVVEARNHFALAR
- the truB gene encoding tRNA pseudouridine(55) synthase TruB, which codes for MDIDGVLLLDKPKGCTSHDMVDFLRRRFGLRKVGHCGTLDPLATGLLVLVLGKATRIQDLLMAEDKTYRGTMRLGQITDTQDADGRILEERPVPSYSLDQLEAVFAKFSGEFLQVPPMVSAIKHHGKPLYKLAREGKVIERPPRAVEVYSYRILEWKPPMLGFEISCRKGFYVRTYCHDIGLALGCGAHLAELRRLQSGNFSVERALSFASLQQMHRAEELLPHVLSLPEVSRIRRQ
- a CDS encoding bifunctional oligoribonuclease/PAP phosphatase NrnA: MADSLRRLAALFRENESFLIFSHIRPDGDALGSSIGLASILKEMGKKARVLNEEGANETYAYLSATIAVEKTPVDPPPDSPKVIAVDCSTRERLGETFLRWGVPVDANIDHHPDNPGYAAINCIDPGALATAELLARAALDLGLPLGAEAASAFYVGILTDTSSFCFRPIRPETFELAATLIRAGADPETLSWRTFRNFSIHRFSLLREVLNRTRFAADNRIAFYRLTADLYAKTGTSSLEVENFLSYLQLVQTVQVAFMVEENGPRLTRISLRSSPSIDIRPVAARFGGGGHRCAAGARVPLPAEEVERQLLEAIVPRLQPGS